The Camelina sativa cultivar DH55 chromosome 14, Cs, whole genome shotgun sequence genome includes a window with the following:
- the LOC104738689 gene encoding endoribonuclease Dicer homolog 1 isoform X2, translating into MVMEDERREDITKPSYWLDACEDISCDLIDDLVSDFDPSSVAVNESTDDNGVISDFFGGIDHILDSIKNGGGLPDNGVSETNSHIKEVSVTPQLIPGEVALSVKENGLQKNGGKRDQEVSKEEEGEKDWKRARVCSYQSERSSNLSGRGQANSRDKDRFMNRKRTRNWDEAVHNNKKRDCYSHRRDGRDREVRGYWERDKDGSNELVYRSGTWEADHERDVKKGSGGTRECNVKAEENKSKPEERKEKVVEEQARRYQLDVLEQAKAKNTIAFLETGAGKTLIAILLIKSVHKDLMSRNRKMLSVFLVPKVPLVYQQAEVIRNQTSFQVGHYCGEMGQDFWDARRWQREFESKQVLVMTAQILLNILRHSIIRMETIDLLILDECHHAVKKHPYSLVMSEFYHTTPKDKRPAIFGMTASPVNLKGVSSQVDCAIKIRNLETKLDSTVCTIKDRKELEKHVPMPSEIVVEYDKAATMWSLHETIKQMIAAVEEAAQASSRKSKWQFMGARDAGAKDELRQVYGVSERTESDGAANLIHKLRAINYTLAELGQWCAYKVAQSFLTALQSDERVNFQVDVKFQESYLNEVVSLLQCELLEGAAAEKVAAEVSKPENGNAHDEIEEGELPADHVVSGGEHVDKVIGAAVADGKVTPKVQSLIKLLLKYQHTADFRAIVFVERVVAALVLPKVFAELPSLGFIRCASMIGHNNSQEMKSSQMQDTISKFRDGHVTLLVATSVAEEGLDIRQCNVVMRFDLAKTVLAYIQSRGRARKPGSDYILMVERGNVSHAAFLRNARNSEETLRKEAIERTDLSHLKDTSRLISIDAVPGTVYKVETTGAMVSLNSAVGLVHFYCSQLPGDRYAILRPEFSMEKHEKPGGHTEYSCRLQLPCNAPFEILEGPVCSSMRLAQQAVCLAACKKLHEMGAFTDMLLPDKGSGHDAEKADQDDEGEPVPGTARHREFYPEGVADVLKGEWILSGKEICESSKRFHLYMYNVTCVDLGSSKDPFLTEVSEFAILFGNELDAEVLSMSMDLYVARAMITKASLAFKGSLDITENQLSSLKKFHVRLMSIVLDVDVEPSTTPWDPAKAYLFVPVSDNTSMEPIKGINWELVEKITKTTVWDNPLQRARPDVYLGTNERTLGGDRREYGFGKLRNNIAFGQKSHPTYGIRGAVASFDVVRASGLLPVRDTFEKEVEDDLPKGKLMMADGCMVAEDLVGKIVTAAHSGKRFYVDSICYDMSAETSFPRKEGYLGPLEYNTYADYYKQKYGVDLNCKQQPLIKGRGVSYCKNLLSPRFEQSGESETILDKTYYVFLPPEICVVHPLSGSLVRGAQRLPSIMRRVESILLAVQLKNLISYPIPTSKILEALTAASCQETFCYERAELLGDAYLKWVVSRFLFLKYPQKHEGQLTRMRQQMVSNMVLYQFALVKGLQSYIQADRFAPSRWSAPGVPPVFDEDTKESSFFDEEQKPVNSDVFEDGEMEDGELEGDMSSYRVLSSKTLADVVEALIGVYYVEGGKIAANHLMKWIGIHVEDEPEEVEGTIKPANVPESILKSIDFVGLERALKFEFKEKGLLVEAITHASRPSSGVSCYQRLEFVGDAVLDHLITRHLFFTYTSLPPGRLTDLRAAAVNNENFARVAVKHKLHLYLRHGSSALEKQIRDFVKEVQTESSKPGFNSFGLGDCKAPKVLGDIVESIAGAIFLDSGKDTTAAWKVFQPLLQPMVTPETLPMHPVRELQERCQQQAEGLEYKASRSGNTATVEVFIDGVQIGVAQNPRKKMAQKLAARNALAALKEKEIAESKEKRVNGNTGENQVENENGNKKNGNQTFTRQTLNDICLRKNWPMPSYRCLKEGGPAHAKRFTFAVRVNTSDRGWTDECIGEPMPSVKKAKDSAAVLLLELLNKSYP; encoded by the exons ATGGTAATGGAGGATGAGCGTAGGGAAGACATAACAAAGCCTTCTTACTGGCTAGATGCCTGCGAGGACATCTCCTGTGATCTTATCGATGATCTTGTCTCTGATTTTGATCCTTCCTCTGTTGCTGTCAATGAATCCACCGATGACAACGGCGTCATCAGTGATTTTTTCGGTGGAATCGATCACATTCTAGATAGTATCAAGAACGGTGGAGGCTTACCAGACAATGGCGTTTCTGAGACCAATTCTCACATCAAAGAGGTTAGTGTAACTCCTCAGTTGATTCCTGGGGAGGTTGCTTTATCTGTTAAGGAGAACGGGTTGCAAAAGAATGGCGGTAAGAGAGACCAAGAAGTGtccaaagaggaagaaggagagaaggatTGGAAGAGAGCTAGAGTTTGTAGTTACCAGAGTGAAAGGAGTAGTAACCTTTCAGGTAGAGGACAGGCTAATTCTAGGGACAAAGATAGGTTTATGAATAGGAAACGTACTCGTAATTGGGACGAGGCGGTTCAcaataataagaaaagagatTGTTACAGTCACAGAAGAGATGGTAGAGATAGAGAAGTTAGAGGTTATTGGGAGAGGGATAAAGATGGTTCCAATGAGTTGGTTTATCGGTCAGGGACTTGGGAAGCTGATCACGAAAGAGATGTTAAGAAAGGGAGTGGTGGAACCCGAGAGTGTAATGTGAAGGCAGAGGAGAATAAGAGTAAGCCTGAAGAACGTAAAGAGAAGGTTGTGGAAGAGCAAGCAAGGAGATACCAGTTGGATGTGCTTGAACAAGCCAAAGCGAAAAACACAATTGCTTTCCTTGAGACCGGTGCTGGAAAGACACTTATCGCAATTCTTCTTATCAAGAGTGTTCATAAGGATTTAATGAGCCGGAATAGAAAAATGCTCTCGGTCTTCTTGGTTCCTAAAGTGCCTTTGGTCTATCAG CAAGCAGAAGTGATTCGTAATCAAACTAGTTTTCAAGTTGGACATTATTGTGGTGAGATGGGACAAGATTTCTGGGATGCTCGAAGGTGGCAGCGAGAGTTCGAGTCTAAGCAG GTTCTAGTAATGACAGCACAAATTCTATTGAATATACTGAGGCATAGCATCATTAGAATGGAGACAATTGATCTTCTTATTCTCGACGAGTGTCACCATGCTGTCAAGAAACATCCATACTCATTAGTGATGTCTGAGTTTTACCACACAACCCCTAAGGACAAAAGACCTGCCATCTTTGGAATGACTGCTTCGCCCGTTAATCTAAAGG GTGTTTCAAGCCAAGTAGATTGTGCGATAAAGATACGCAACCTCGAGACCAAGTTGGATTCTACTGTTTGTACAATCAAAGACCGAAAAGAATTAGAGAAGCATGTGCCTATGCCTTCAGAGATTGTTGTTGAGTATGACAAAGCTGCGACTATGTGGTCTCTTCACGAGACAATAAAGCAAATGATTGCAGCCGTGGAAGAAGCAGCACAAGCAAGTTCAAGGAAAAGCAAGTGGCAGTTTATGGGGGCTAGGGATGCTGGAGCAAAGGATGAATTGAGACAAGTTTATGGCGTGTCTGAAAGAACGGAGAGCGATGGAGCTGCCAATTTGATTCATAAGCTTAGAGCTATAAATTATACTCTTGCTGAATTGGGTCAATGGTGTGCTTACAAG gTGGCACAATCATTCTTGACTGCTCTGCAAAGTGACGAGAGGGTGAATTTCCAAGTGGACGtcaagtttcaagaatcataCCTCAACGAGGTGGTGTCACTGTTACAATGTGAGCTTCTGGAAGGCGCTGCTGCTGAAAAGGTCGCAGCTGAAGTTAGCAAACCAGAAAATGGTAATGCACATGACGAGATCGAGGAAGGAGAGCTCCCTGCTGATCATG TTGTCTCGGGTGGGGAGCACGTTGATAAAGTAATAGGTGCCGCAGTGGCTGATGGGAAAGTTACTCCAAAAGTTCAATCATTGATCAAACTACTCCTTAAGTATCAGCACACAGCTGATTTTCGTGCTATTGTTTTTGTTGAGAGGGTGGTTGCTGCTTTGGTTCTTCCAAAG GTTTTTGCTGAGCTGCCTTCACTTGGTTTTATACGGTGTGCCAGCATGATTGGGCACAATAACAGCCAGGAAATGAAATCATCCCAAATGCAGGATACAATTTCCAAATTCCGAGATGGCCAT GTGACACTATTAGTCGCCACAAGCGTTGCTGAGGAAGGACTCGATATTAGGCAATGCAACGTTGTTATGCGTTTCGACCTTGCAAAGACAGTGCTGGCATACATTCAGTCTCGTGGTCGGGCAAGAAAGCCTGGATCAGACTACATACTCATGGTTGAGAG GGGAAATGTGTCTCACGCAGCATTCTTAAGGAATGCTAGGAACAGTGAGGAGACACTGCGAAAAGAAGCTATAGAAAGGACTGATCTCAGTCATCTCAAAGATACATCAAGGTTAATCTCCATTGATGCTGTGCCGGGTACAGTTTATAAGGTGGAGACAACTGGTGCCATGGTTAGCTTGAATTCTGCTGTTGGTCTTGTACATTTCTACTGCTCTCAGCTTCCTGGAGACAG GTATGCGATTCTTCGTCCTGAGTTTAGCATGGAGAAACATGAAAAGCCTGGAGGCCACACAGAGTATTCATGTAGGCTTCAGCTTCCTTGCAATGCACCATTTGAAATACTCGAGGGTCCTGTTTGCAGTTCAATGCGTCTTGCACAACAG GCTGTATGTCTAGCTGCATGCAAGAAACTGCATGAGATGGGTGCATTTACCGATATGCTATTGCCGGACAAGGGAAGTGGCCACGACGCTGAGAAGGCTGACCAAGATGATGAAGGTGAGCCTGTTCCTGGGACTGCTAGACATAGAGAGTTCTATCCTGAAGGTGTTGCGGATGTACTTAAG GGAGAATGGATTTTGTCGGGAAAGGAAATTTGTGAGAGCTCAAAGCGATTCCATTTATACATGTACAATGTGACATGTGTAGATCTTGGCTCTTCAAAAGATCCATTCCTAACCGAAGTTTCAGAGTTCGCGATTCTTTTTGGCAATGAGCTGGATGCAGAG GTATTATCGATGTCTATGGATCTTTATGTTGCTCGGGCCATGATCACTAAAGCATCTCTTGCTTTCAAGGGATCGCTTGATATAACAGAAAACCAG CTATCATCTCTAAAAAAGTTTCATGTGAGATTAATGAGTATCGTGTTGGACGTTGATGTTGAACCCTCAACGACACCATGGGATCCTGCAAAGGCCTACTTGTTTGTTCCTGTTTCTGACAATACGTCTATGGAACCCATAAAAGGGATCAACTGGGAATTGGTTGAAAAGATTACCAAAACCACTGTGTGGGACAACCCACTACAGAGAGCTCGTCCGGATGTATATCTCGGGACTAATGAAAGAACTCTTGGTGGTGACAGAAGGGAATATGGGTTTGGTAAACTTCGTAACAACATTGCCTTTGGTCAGAAATCTCACCCAACTTATGGTATTAGAGGAGCTGTTGCATCCTTCGATGTTGTGAGAGCTTCTGGATTGTTACCTGTAAGAGATACTTTTGAGAAGGAAGTAGAAGATGATCTACCAAAAGGAAAACTGATGATGGCTGATGGGTGCATGGTTGCAGAAGATCTTGTTGGGAAAATAGTGACAGCCGCACATTCCGGGAAGCGGTTTTACGTTGATTCAATTTGTTATGACATGAGTGCAGAAACATCATTCCCAAGGAAGGAGGGATATCTTGGTCCCTTAGAGTACAACACATATGCTGACTATTACAAGCAAAA GTATGGAGTTGATTTGAATTGCAAGCAACAACCTTTGATCAAAGGACGTGGTGTTTCATATTGCAAGAACCTCCTTTCTCCTCGGTTTGAACAGTCAG GTGAATCAGAGACGATCCTTGATAAAACATATTACGTGTTTCTTCCACCTGAAATATGCGTTGTGCATCCACTTTCGGGTTCACTTGTCCGAGGTGCTCAGAGGTTGCCCTCTATAATGAGAAGAGTTGAGAGCATTTTGCTCGCTGTTCAACTCAAAAATTTGATTAGCTATCCTATTCCCACATCAAAG ATACTGGAAGCCTTGACTGCCGCCTCATGCCAGGAAACGTTCTGCTACGAGAGAGCTGAGCTTTTAGGAGATGCGTATCTAAAATGGGTTGTTAGTCGTTTTCTGTTTCTCAAGTATCCACAAAAGCACGAGGGTCAGCTTACAAGGATGAGACAACAAATGGTTAGTAACATGGTTCTTTATCAGTTTGCTCTAGTCAAAGGGCTTCAGTCATATATCCAGGCGGATCGTTTCGCCCCGTCTAGGTGGTCTGCTCCTGGTGTGCCTCCAGTTTTCGACGAGGACACAAAAGAATCTTCCTTTTTTGATGAAGAGCAGAAACCTGTTAACAGCGATGTGTTTGAAGATGGAGAGATGGAAGATGGTGAACTAGAGGGTGACATGAGTTCGTACCGAGTCTTGTCTAGCAAAACGTTAGCTGATGTTGTTGAAGCTTTGATCGGTGTTTATTACGTGGAAGGTGGTAAGATTGCAGCAAATCATTTGATGAAATGGATTGGGATCCATGTGGAGGATGAACCTGAAGAAGTCGAAGGAACTATTAAACCTGCTAATGTTCCAGAGAGTATACTCAAGAGTATAGACTTTGTTGGTCTCGAGAGAGCTCTtaaatttgagtttaaagaGAAAGGTCTTCTCGTTGAAGCTATAACACATGCTTCAAGACCATCTTCAGGTGTTTCGTGTTACCAGAGATTGGAATTTGTTGGTGATGCTGTCTTAGATCATCTTATTACAAGACACCTCTTTTTCACATACACAAGCCTTCCTCCTGGTCGGTTAACAGATCTTCGTGCTGCAGCGGTTAACAACGAAAATTTCGCTCGTGTTGCCGTTAAACATAAACTCCATTTGTACCTTCGTCATGGTTCTAGCGCCCTTGAGAAACAg aTTCGGGATTTTGTGAAGGAAGTTCAAACCGAGTCATCGAAACCGGGGTTTAACTCTTTTGGTTTGGGAGACTGTAAAGCCCCAAAGGTTCTTGGAGATATTGTCGAATCTATTGCAGGTGCTATTTTTCTTGATAGTGGAAAAGATACAACCGCAGCTTGGAAG GTTTTTCAACCTTTGCTTCAGCCCATGGTGACACCAGAGACACTTCCTATGCATCCAGTTCGAGAGCTACAAGAGCGGTGCCAGCAACAAGCGGAAGGATTAGAATACAAAGCAAGTCGAAGTGGTAACACAGCGACTGTGGAAGTGTTCATCGACGGCGTTCAAATCGGAGTGGCACAAAACCCGCGGAAGAAAATGGCTCAAAAGCTAGCGGCGAGGAATGCACTTGCAGccttgaaagagaaagaaatagcGGAATCAAAGGAGAAGCGTGTGAACGGGAATACAGGAGAGAATCAAGTTGAGAATGAGAACGGGAACAAGAAGAATGGGAATCAGACGTTTACGAGACAAACATTGAATGATATTTGCTTGAGGAAGAATTGGCCAATGCCTTCTTACAG ATGTTTGAAAGAAGGAGGACCAGCGCACGCAAAGAGGTTTACTTTTGCGGTGAGGGTGAATACAAGCGATAGAGGATGGACTGATGAATGTATTGGAGAGCCAATGCCGAGTGTTAAGAAGGCTAAAGATTCTGCCGCAGTTCTCCTACTTGAGCTTCTAAATAAAAGTTATCcttga